The region ATACCAAGGCAGGTAAGTTTCCTCAATGAACTGCTTAAAGGATAGCTGCTGCTTCTTTTCTGCCAATTCCTCTGTGGATGCCAGCATAAGTTTAGAATATGCTTCTCTAGCTTCTTTTTTTGTCTTGAATCCGCTTTTGTATTTCTGAATCTGTTTTCCGGTAATCGGATGGAAACCTAAGTTTGCTCTAAAATAATAGGTTCCGTTTTCTGCCTTCTTAATAAGGTCTTTTGCCATGATTTCACTCCTTACATAAATGTGCAAGAAGTACAATCAGTTTGATTTATCAGTAAAATTAATCCCTAACAATTCTTCCACAGCTTCTCTGGGAACCCTGTCCAGTTTGCGTGACTGATAGTAGGTATGCCCTTTTGAAATCATAAGTCTTTTTGCTTCTCTTATGATGTCTGCTGCGAATGAAGTCCCATAACCTAGTATAACTCGATTTTAATAAGTTTACATTATTATCCTGAAAACCAAGGGAAACGTGCGCCCAAAGCACGGACACGTAAGCCAATAAATCAGATTACTACCAATGCTTAAATTGTAAGCTTATTTAAATCGAGTTATACTAGTTCTATTAAATCTTTTTTTGTTACTGTAATCATGTTCCTCCTTTCCATAGACCAGATATGGAACCCTCAATATCTGTCTATATTATATCAGATTTTGTGGCAAAAGTAATATTAAGATTGTATTTCCTGCGAATAGTTATTTGATTTTGAATGAAAAATTTTCATTCAAAATGGTATCTAAGCAAACCGAACAGCTTTCGCTAAAGCTCATGGGAATCCCCCCTGCATGGTTCTCATCCAGCCGTACCCTTTGCCAGCGGTGCTACATCATCACACGGACTAAGGCTGTACGGAAGTATCATTATCACGATAGAAAGGTCATGGCGGCAGCTCTGCGGCAAGCTGCTTATGGAACGCTGGCAGGAATCGCTATCCGGTTTCATCCCTCCTTTGGTGGATTACGGCGTGCCAGCCCAACGGCTCTCTTTCTATCGAAACGTATTCGGCTGCTTTATGCTGCGTTGATTAGACGCTTTCTTTTTCAAGGAACAATCCGGCTTTGTCAGCCTGTTAAAATGCACTGGTGATAATGCACTTTAATAGACTGGCAAGCTCTGTCTGGGAAGCATGGGCTTGTCCATGCTTCCACAGGAGAGCGTTATTTTAGTTTGGCTCCCTGATTTCAAAAGATAAAATCTTTGCAATCAGACGTGTTTCCATCCGGCGGCGTAGGGTTTCATCTACAACCATGTGGGTATTCCCATATTCATCTTTCATGGGACGCATGGAACGGCTGGCAATAAAACCGCTATAATGGCGTACAATCTGATTGATTGCTTCAATATCGCCGTCCGCAGCCTTTACAATCACAGGAAACGGAATCATAGGGTGCTTTGCTGTCATGTTTCTTCCTCCATGAATTTTTTGATAAATTCCAGTCCGGCGTGTCTTCTTCTCTGGATGGTAGAACGGTTGACTTCCAGAATTTTTGAAATTTCCGTATCGTCAAATCCGAGGAAATAATATCTCAAGATAACATCACGTTTCTTTCCGTCCAGATTTTCCAACGCTTCTGCTAACAGGCTGTTTTCAATACGGACAGTAAACCCGTCCATTTCAAAAGTATGGAAGTGGGATGGATAGGTGTCTTTGGAAGAAAGCAAGTTGACGGTGTAATCGTCCATATCACAGAACAGGGTTTCACGTTTACACTGTCTGGATAACGCTTTGAGGTAGTCTTTACGTTCATCCTCCATAGCGACCTTGCAGATGTAATCAAACTGGTTCTCTATGGTTGTCTGAAATTCAGATGGCTTCATCATTACTCACCCCCTTTCTTGCCTTAAAAGAGGGTAAAAGATTTCTTGACTTCCCCCTTTCGTGCTTAGTCCCGACACGAAAGGGTTGTTTGTTGCATTATCTGTTAAATTTCCTAATTTCTAATGACACAGCAATAAGAATAGGTACAAAGCCATCTGTCATACGGCATTTTAGAACAATTCAAAATGATGTTCGCATTTATAGGCAAAAAAAGGAAGCGCAAAAAATGCACTCCCTTTTTTAAATATAAACATCGCTTATTCTTTATAAAGTTTTTGTACTTAAAAACTATATCTCTACCAATAAGAGCTGATTCGGCATTTTTAGCAGCCGATAACCCTATTCCGCTTGTTGCCGCTAAGAATGCGCTTACAGAATCCGCTGTAAATTGTGTACCACGTAAAAAAGTTTCAGTATTAGTTTTTAATTACAGCCAGTTCTAACTTCTATTTTTCAGTCTACGAAAAACTACGCAAATAAGTACAATAGCCGCAGAAATATAGCTGGTTCTTAAACGCCACGTTTTCAAGTACGGATTACTTGTTATTAAACAATATATGCTTACAATTAATATCGGAACATATAGTATGGCAAGCGCCATGAGAGATAGAGTAGATACCTTTTCATCATATTTTCCTATCTTTTTTTGTTTTCTTATATCTAGCGCTAACGTAATAATAATAAGTACTACCAAAATATCAGGTAATAGCATCAGCCAGTCTTCCATTTAGTCCACTCCCTTAAATTTAATGCCCCCAACGCCTTGACCACGAAACATTTTTGGCTAAAAGTTCTGTTTTAGAGGAATCCATATAAATATTTCCTTTATACCTGTAGTATATTTTTCCAGTAGACTTACTTACACATCTTTTACCATCAAAATAAATACTGTCAGGAATGTACGAACCACCATGACTAATCACGACATCAATCATAGCTCCTGCTACTACACCTGCATCTCCTGCTCCTAAACCAAGCGAAGTAATTATGGCCGCCTTTACCACAGATAATGTAAATTGGTGAATCTTCAAACTAAATGTTTCGGTATGTGGCTTATATTGGCACGAACTTGCTCTTGTTGTCAAATTATCGGAATTGGATATCGAATTACTAGAATCAGGTGCCGTAATTGGATATTCAAAATGCTGCCTTTGTTCTGTCGAGGGAATGATTACCATATGTTCATCAACTTTTATGCTAACACTATCCACAACAACTCTGTCCTTCTGAATTTCTCCATATTCTGTATACAAAGTCGTTTCTCCGTTAATAGTCATGTAATATTTAGCATACATTGTTGTATCTGTATCTTTTTGCTCAATAATCTTAATGCCATTTAATGTATCAGCTCCTACAGATGAGGCGAATACTGATTGCGCTGACAATGAAAATAACATGACAACTGCTAAAACTACAGAAATCATCTTTTTAAATATTCCTTTCATATTCCTTTTTCTCCCTTCTCTGCATTTGTTCAAAAATTATTTACAAAGAATCAATAACTCCTATTTACATGTGCACTTTTGTGTTAGCTATAGCTAACTTCATAGTATCATATGTGCAATATTTTGTCAATCGTCCCACAAAGCATTGTTTTAATATATTTTTTCACCAAAGTGAAAAGTTGATTTATTTCCACTTTCTAATTAATAGTCATCTGGCTAATTACTGAGCTTTCATACTACACAATATCTTCCATTTCCCCTCATCTTTCTCCAATACAAGTTTAAACTGCGACACCTGTGTTGTCATGGTCTGGTTATCCAGATATTTCACCGCAAGGGAAGCTGTCACCTGATTCCCTTTTCGGTTGTAAACCGGATTCACCAGTTCCGAGAAGATATATTCTTTCCCAACAGGTTTCAGCACGCCCTCATTCACATAATAGGTCAGCTCCTTTGCGGTTGCCGTAGGGTACAGCTTGAAAAAGGTAGTGAGAAATTCGTTGATTTCCTCCGTAGTGATGGAATCCACCGTACCGTCACTTTGTACTGCTTTTGGAGTGTAGCCGGATTTTACGGGAACGCTGGTGATGGTAGGATTCTGAACAATCGTCAGGTTTCCAGAGCCATCCACATAGACTGTCACCTGATAAGCGGAACGGACGGTTTTACTGGATTCCCCCTCTGTGATACGCTGTTCTACCGTATAGGTCACTTGATAATGCTGCTCCTTTTCTTCTATGATTTCCCATATCTGAAAGTCAGTCAGGGCAGACGATACGGGGATGTCCTTTCGGACGGTATCTACATTCAGGGCTTGCAGTTCTCCCGTGAGATACCCTTTTAAAGCATTTGTCCGGTTATCAATGGAAGCGGCGGACTGTTCCCATGAATAGTAGACTTCTGCGAAATTCTCCACAAAGTTTTCTATCTTGTGGGTGTCAATGATTTTTTCCTCAATCACTTTGGTTTCATGAACAGTGTGGATGTCTATCGCCGTGAAATTCTTATAGACGGCAAACAGGAAACTCACCGCCAGAAGCACCCACAGGGCAATCACGGTTTTTTTGTGGGTATTGACTTTGTAAACTTTCAGCTTCTTTTCTTTCTGCTTTTTCTGGTTTTCCTCTTTTCTAATC is a window of Enterocloster clostridioformis DNA encoding:
- a CDS encoding DUF3173 family protein, encoding MLGYGTSFAADIIREAKRLMISKGHTYYQSRKLDRVPREAVEELLGINFTDKSN
- a CDS encoding helix-turn-helix domain-containing protein codes for the protein MTAKHPMIPFPVIVKAADGDIEAINQIVRHYSGFIASRSMRPMKDEYGNTHMVVDETLRRRMETRLIAKILSFEIREPN
- a CDS encoding conjugal transfer protein gives rise to the protein MIQIRKEENQKKQKEKKLKVYKVNTHKKTVIALWVLLAVSFLFAVYKNFTAIDIHTVHETKVIEEKIIDTHKIENFVENFAEVYYSWEQSAASIDNRTNALKGYLTGELQALNVDTVRKDIPVSSALTDFQIWEIIEEKEQHYQVTYTVEQRITEGESSKTVRSAYQVTVYVDGSGNLTIVQNPTITSVPVKSGYTPKAVQSDGTVDSITTEEINEFLTTFFKLYPTATAKELTYYVNEGVLKPVGKEYIFSELVNPVYNRKGNQVTASLAVKYLDNQTMTTQVSQFKLVLEKDEGKWKILCSMKAQ